A DNA window from Acidobacteriota bacterium contains the following coding sequences:
- the purH gene encoding bifunctional phosphoribosylaminoimidazolecarboxamide formyltransferase/IMP cyclohydrolase: MKIEWALISVSNKDGLADLARGLGDLGIRCLSTGGTARALQDAGVEVTPVSDYTGFPEILDGRVKTLHPRIHAGILARHDLASHREVLTRHSIQPLGMVVVNLYPFVETVSREGVTLEDAIEQIDIGGPCMVRAAAKNWAHVTVVVDPSDYPSVLAELAENGGETRKSTRLTLARKAFRHTANYDTAISQYLEEQSGSEAEVPATLTLSLDRQDLLRYGENPHQRAAIYRPSAGPPQGLARAVQLQGKKLSFNNYLDLDAAWGLVSEFEETGCMIIKHNNPCGGALGADPRDAYLKALECDPVSAFGSILAFNRPVDSATAEATRPLFVEAIIAPAYSQGALEIFAKKKNLRVMLLEPQPSSGSSPEYDLKMISGACLLQDADLALAKAEDLKVVTQRSPEPGELQDLLFAWTIAKHVKSNAIVFAKGGQTLGIGAGQMSRVDSARLAAQKAQRSTAGASMASDAFFPFRDGLDQAAASGITAVVQPGGSVRDAEVIEAADEHGMAMVFTGMRHFRH; encoded by the coding sequence ATGAAGATCGAATGGGCTCTCATCAGTGTTTCGAACAAGGACGGCCTGGCGGACTTGGCCCGGGGACTCGGCGATCTGGGAATCCGCTGCCTGTCCACCGGGGGCACGGCCCGGGCCTTGCAGGATGCGGGCGTCGAGGTGACTCCGGTGTCCGACTACACGGGGTTTCCCGAGATTTTGGACGGCCGCGTCAAGACCCTGCACCCCCGCATCCATGCCGGGATCCTGGCCCGTCACGACTTGGCCAGCCATCGCGAGGTGCTGACCCGGCATTCGATCCAGCCCTTGGGCATGGTCGTGGTGAACCTCTACCCATTCGTCGAGACGGTGAGCCGCGAGGGGGTGACCCTGGAGGACGCCATCGAACAGATCGACATCGGCGGGCCCTGCATGGTCCGCGCGGCGGCCAAGAACTGGGCTCACGTCACCGTCGTGGTGGACCCTTCCGACTATCCCTCCGTGCTGGCGGAACTGGCTGAAAATGGGGGAGAAACGCGAAAGTCCACCCGCCTGACCCTGGCCCGTAAGGCCTTCCGGCATACGGCAAACTACGACACGGCCATCTCTCAGTACCTGGAGGAGCAGAGCGGATCCGAAGCTGAAGTTCCCGCAACCTTGACCCTCTCCCTGGACCGTCAGGACCTCTTGCGCTACGGCGAGAATCCGCATCAGCGGGCCGCCATCTACCGGCCTTCGGCCGGCCCGCCGCAGGGACTGGCGCGGGCCGTCCAGCTCCAGGGAAAGAAGCTCTCGTTCAACAATTACCTGGATCTGGACGCGGCTTGGGGCCTGGTTTCCGAGTTCGAAGAAACCGGTTGCATGATCATCAAGCACAACAACCCTTGCGGCGGCGCGCTGGGGGCCGATCCCCGGGATGCGTACCTCAAGGCATTGGAGTGCGATCCGGTTTCGGCGTTCGGCTCCATATTGGCCTTCAACCGTCCCGTGGACTCCGCCACGGCAGAGGCCACCCGGCCCCTGTTCGTGGAAGCCATCATAGCGCCGGCCTACTCGCAGGGGGCTCTGGAGATCTTCGCCAAAAAGAAGAATCTCCGGGTGATGTTGCTCGAGCCGCAACCGTCTTCGGGATCGTCCCCGGAGTACGATCTCAAGATGATTTCCGGGGCCTGTCTGCTTCAGGATGCGGATCTGGCCCTGGCGAAGGCCGAAGATCTCAAGGTGGTGACTCAAAGATCGCCCGAGCCGGGTGAACTCCAAGACCTGCTCTTCGCCTGGACCATCGCCAAGCACGTGAAGTCGAATGCCATCGTATTCGCCAAGGGCGGGCAGACATTGGGAATCGGTGCGGGTCAAATGAGCCGTGTCGACTCGGCTCGCCTGGCGGCTCAGAAAGCCCAACGCTCGACTGCAGGCGCCAGCATGGCCAGCGACGCCTTCTTCCCCTTCCGGGACGGGCTGGACCAGGCGGCCGCCAGCGGGATCACGGCGGTGGTGCAGCCCGGCGGATCGGTCCGGGACGCCGAAGTGATCGAGGCGGCGGACGAGCACGGGATGGCGATGGTCTTCACCGGCATGCGCCACTTC